The genomic window attagatgcacattgcatttaaatgcatgTGGTTGTCTATGTGCTGGTACGGCTTTGTTGATAAGTATGCATATTCAATGCTATTTGAACGTATTGAAGAtgaaagaaatgattatttaaaattagtggGCTGTATATAGACATGTATGTACGAGGTgtgacaattaagtaatgagactgattccattaaaaccgtatatttgaaaattattctacaactctGCCATCATCTTCAAAGTAGTCCTCTTGGGCTGTTATACAGCGTTTCCAGCGCGTTTTCCATGCTTTGTAACATTTCTGAAACGCTTCGACTGGGATGTCCGCGAGTACCCTCGTCACGGCCGCCTGGATGTCCGTAATCGACTCAAAATGGGTTCCTTTGACcaccgattttgttttaggaaacaaaaaGAAGTCACAGGGTGACATGTCGGGCGAATAAGGCGGCTGTTGCAACACGGCGATCCCTTTAGAGGCCAAATACTGGGACACGCTGAGGGCGGTGTGGCACGGCGCGTTATCGTGATGAAGGATCCAGTTACGAGCGATGTCTGAGCGCACCCTCTTAACTCGTTTTCACAATCTTTCGAGTACTTGGCAATAGTTGACTTGATTCACAGTTTTACTCGCCTCCGGACGATTCCACGGCTatcaaaaaaggcaataatCATCGTTTTCACCTTCGACTTGCTCATGCAAGCTTTTTTCGGGCGGGGGGCGCGCGGAGACAGCCATTGCCGGAAAAAGAGAAAGGGAATTTCAAGGTCACAGGTTTACCACAAGCGCGGCAAtaaaatcagtctcattacttaattatCAAACCGCGTTTATGATATTTCTTATCTTATCTTGTTTAATATAACGACAATACGGTGGCAAAAGTGACAGCTTGCGATCCTGTGATGGTCGACAACAAAGTGACGTTCGCGATGACAATGCGCCTTCCTGCGTTGTAATAGTGATAGTTTGCACGTAACCATTTCTTCAAATTCGTGTCCTGTCGGCTTTTCCTCTTTGACGTCCGACGACGGTGTACCTTTGATTTtacgtttcttttttttgtatccTTGTATACTCTTCTGCACCGATTCCATCCTTCTGTGATTGTTGTAAGCAATATCGATGATTCCATTCCTTTACTTTTGTGCCCAATTTTGCTGCAGTCGTTGGTGTGCATCTGCTTCATCTACCACTAGTCCCACGTTGAGGTCCTTTCCTTTTGTTTATAGTTGCAGAATCATTCGAGTCATCTTCCGCATGGTTCCGCATTTTAGAAGTTTTGCGAACTGTAATTGTTGgctgttttttataatttacgaAATCTTTCCCTTTTCGGCAATTTTGTTGGTTTGTTCAAAACTTGTATTTCCTCTTCCTTCTCATACGTTTCAGCATCATCTTCCAAAATGTGGTCGATTTCTTTAGCTTTGCCCTCATCTTCAAACGATTTAACCTGGACTTCACTTTTCCACATTTCTCCAAAATGTGAGCCTACCGGAAGAGATAGATGACAAGTTATCAATTCAGTTCGtttttcctcagtttttgaaggTTTATGAAGTTCTTCAAGGgattgttcttcttcttcaacttcatttttttgttttttgtcttcCTCTATTACTTTTGCTGATTCTTCCTCGGCAGAAGACAAATATATACAAGGTAGATAAAAGATTGgaacttttgtacattttaaatcCGAGTCAAAACGGTACAAAATTTTTGGTTCTTCTTCTATCGTAAAATCCTCTAACAGCACATCACGCTGAAGAGAACTGTACGTAATTTCGGGCTCTCCTTCTTGTAATCTCACTTTACAAAGTTTGAGATTTTGGAAATactcatttcaaaatacaaattttcaacttcaagaaaaatgtttgaaaagtaCTTTGTGTGAAGATTGTTATTTGAAGAAACacagttttcaaaagtttattgTACTTTTCGTATTTGTGTAACTGCTGGTATTCTCCAAAGAAATCGCTAGAGGTAAATGGAATTGGTCGCCTGGTTGACCTTGCTCTGCCTCGACTCACAGCCGTTGAATATTTCTTGGATGGCAGGTAGATCACTGCGTTTAgtaattaaaacattatttaaaatatttctctcaAGAACATGTAGTTCTTGCTTTATTGAATCAAAGAATATGACTgagttagtttacaaaaattcttaacCTTAAATACGAAATCACTAGTAaagaaagaaagcaaaataCGATTAACATTCTATAGAATTCTTATCAGCAAAATCAATAAGTGCAACGCCTCTTAAGAATGTCGATCGTAAAAACATACTTGCAGCAAAGCGGAAATGCACTTAAAATTCTTTAGAATTCGGTTACAAATAGTGTCAATGCAATTTCgactattttataaacaaatgataaaattaaagaGTTCGATGCCTCTTATGAAAAATACGTTACCCACAATTAAgtggaaaacaacaaaagaacttagtttattttaacgacgtatgtaagtatgtttaagtgtacatgtatgtatgtatgtaaatatatatatatgtatgtgtaaattaatattttatgtgatGGTGAAGTGGATATCATAACTTTTAGTCTctgctaaaacggcttattCGATCGGTTTTAATGTGTGTTTAATTACCGAcccaatttattggggaatacaAACCACTGATTTCAATGTTCCCTCACACTCGCGCgagtgtttaaaatgaaaaaaaggttatttagTTAAAaggtacaatttatttaaaattattgtttatttacaataCAATGTTTTGCGAAAATATATCGCGTCGCATCGAGGTATAATGCGGTGGATCGCTGTAAGTCGGTGCAGGCGGAACGATGATGATCGAAGCAAGTGGGAAATCCGAGGCGCTGTGTAGAAGCGAAAGTATACAGCGATTGTTGATGCGCGGCTTTGATAATATATTTCgaattttatgtacatacatatgtatacagccAATGCTGGTAGCGAAAAGTGAGCACCGATGCGTGTAACGATGTATGAAGTATCAATCTGCCATCTCGTTGttcatcctttttgttgagtgggttgtacaggtgtggtgagttgagtTGGTGTTGTGTTATGGTGTCATCGGCTGTGGTGTATTGTAATGCCTTGCTAGGGTGAGCCAATAAGCTAATATTAAATACAGAAacagacacatacataaaatgcattgtcatgcaaaacaatagcattcaacagacaataacacaaacattactaacggggcatctcgacaggatacatacaaatctgtatgtgggcatttgttatcataagataatcatttgcgcaaaggcgaaGGGTAGCTAGGTTCgagcatgctttgagctcttgaaaaatttattttatcatttgcgaaggtagcatttgggtaggtagctgatgtagcgcatgttttgagctcttgaactgtttaaatcttttatgtggaaaataaaaaaaaaggataaagatcctttttttacaaatgtatttctgggaaaaataagaattcatatttttggactactatataataattgtggcatacattttatattccaattaacataataaatttaaaatgagcaatgatattttgatttttgctagtatgagtttattaaatttaagatttcgcttattcccaacccaatttgcataatttttcagtaaattaacaatattaagctaaatattatttttttgaaaaaaaatgttattttgaaaatgtactttatttttataatataacacaaccgtcttaatactcgctcttctaattttcatattaccgaaatgaaaatgccgtcggcatatgtgcaaatggtatatgttgcctcttcgaaattttcatagaaatgaaaactgcgctgtcaaactgctgaagtgacagcttatagcttacgctatatggcatacgaattagtttgccatatattgtaagctataagcaatgtggagtctccacaggcaataggtaCGGCAATACTGTTagtaagacatagattttatcttGTTGAGATGCCTCGTAAGGATAAGATGTTTGCATATGATAACCTATGAATTCTTAGAATACATTTTAGCAACTGTTTGTAAATGTACGCACATTAAAACAAACCCAAGGTCACACAACATAGGTTCAAACAATAGccaacatacttacatataaacacacacatatatttagttaattaggatattttgaaaaacagtaTATAAGGcttccaaatttaaaaataaaatcagaatgaaagatTCCTCACTTGGCGAAAGACTGTTTGAattccccccaccagaggtaaggaatgATAAATCTTTGTTGAGTTTTAGCAGTGCTGGTGTTTTTACTAAGTGCGGACAGCTGTCAGTCAGTGATCGGACGCAGATTTAGTGTACACCAGACAACTTGGAAGAAAACTTCCAGATGCATTtacttatttgaaatattttaatcaatattgtaattttattacagAAGGAAAGTTAAGTAACTAGCAATGGCCACGAGTTCTTCCCAAACACTTGCGCTTCAGAGAAATTCCAGTGAGCAGAACCGTTTCATGAAGAAATTAATGGCGAAAATATTTAGCTTCTTCGACGAGCAGTCTCTAATCGATGTGACATTTAAAGTGTCAAACCCAACAGCTCTGTAAGTACTATTACTTTGTTCTCAGTTTACATAAAACTATAcagattaatatttataattcttTTTCAGTGTACCCGCGCATCGTTTGATACTCGCAGCAGCGAGTCCTTACTTCGAGAATCTTTTCAATTGCAATCAAGGCACTAATCCAGTCATCGAGATAAATGATATCGATAGCGATATTTTTGAGCGTCTAATAACCTTTTGTTACACCGGAGAGGCCTCCATTACCGTTAATAATGTCGCTGCCATGCTAAATGCTGCAATCGTTTTGCAAATGGACGATGCCAAAACCCATATTGTGGACTACCTCATGACACGTATCGATGACTACACCTTGCAGGCTGCTTATACGTTGGAGAATGAAACGAAATGTGAAGTTCTTAAGCAGAAACTCATCGAATACGAGACACAGAACTTCATGGAGGTGAGTCTAAAAATACACGTAATGTCTCACAATAACAGCTCCTGTGTAATTCAAATCTTGTTTCTAATAATACTAGATCAGCCAAAGCGAtgagtttttgaattttgatgCAGAAAAATTGCAACGTATCCTGGTATCAGACAATTTGAACATAACCCGTGAGGAAGATGCTTACGATGCCATCCACAGCTGGTACAATTACGATGCCCCTGCGCGTCAAGAACAACTGCCACTTTTAATAGCTTGTCTCCGTCTTACTCAATTCAAAGTGGACTTTCTGATTACACACATACAGCCGTTACCTGGATGTGAGCTACTGGTCTTCAAGGCGTTATCGTGGATCGGAGTGCCTACAGCACGGCCAATGATAAATACGCGATTTACAGAACCACGTTTGGTCAGTACTGCAAATTGTAATGAGAAAACAATCCTAGCGCTTTGCGCAGAGGTAAACGCACCCTGtggctaattttcaaaagagaTAATACATTAATGTActtacaatatttttggaatagcTGAATCCCAAACTACAGCAATATAACAAAACTGAGGATAAGTGGCAGGAATATGcgagtataaaaatcgattaCGGATTGTACAGAACTATATTAACCCTTTCACCCCTgagttttttttcgaaatcaggCGGGGTTTTCATCATTACAACAGCAAATAATGTAGTATGACTAAAATATAAGATGTTTGGCATACCTGAAAAATCGGATATCCTTACGGTTATCCTGGGATATATAATCCCAATAACATTTATAGGTGGGACGCATAAGTCCCAATAATACCAAAaggaacaaaaattaaatatcaacttctaataaaaaataatggatttcactgtttattcatttttccttttacaaatttaagtcACTTGTGAAAAGAagcaaaacatttaaaacataaaGCGTTGTTGCATCCAGAACAGACGTATTTGGTTCTGGTTTCCTTATTTTGTGAAGTGCAATGAACGCATCGGCGACGAGAAGGCTGTTCAATAGGAAGATGATCGCCAATATTTAGACGTTCAGTTCGTGATCGCTTTGCTGGCCTTCCCCCACATTGACGTGTTGTGAGCTTTTTGTGCTTTATTCCTTCAGCTGAATGAGTGAAATTTTACGGCGTTGACGTTGTGTATATATAATCCAAGCGTTAACCACAGCTAGCATAAAAATCttgtaaaataactttttccaCCATTTTTGCGACTTACGATTCATGTCGTATATTGCAGCCTTCTGATCTGATAAGTCTACGCCCCCCATTATACGATTGTAGTCTGCAATAGCTAGTGGACAATCAACTTCTAATTTAGAACCATCTTTTTGTTTTCGGCTAACGTTAGATGAAAAACCTATAGAACGCTAAAACAACATTTTGCTCAAGAATGTCTGCTGTCAAGTTTTCTACAACTCGTTCTCCCAGAGTTCCTTTCAGATTAGAGGATGTGTCTTTTCCAGTATATACATTCAAGTCATAAGTGTAGCCTGTTTTGGCATCACAGCGCAGCCATAATTTTATCCCTCTCTTTATTGGCTTCAAAGGCATATACTGTTTCAAACTTGAGCGACACTTGAATTTTGCCATACACTCGTCTATGGATTGCGCACCACTTTCACTTCGCGTTGCTGGGAATGTTTTTTTATGCATGATACAACTTCTAAAACTTGACCGTCATCGTCATCCAACTCCGATTCAGAAGAAGACTCATCACCTGATTTGCTTACATATTTAGCGTTTGCTACAGGAACTTCCGCATCTTCGTCATCGTCATCCGATGGTTCATAGCTAGACTCAGAGGCACTAAAATCATCGGCCATATCGTCGCTATCc from Bactrocera tryoni isolate S06 chromosome 5, CSIRO_BtryS06_freeze2, whole genome shotgun sequence includes these protein-coding regions:
- the LOC120777146 gene encoding kelch-like protein 17, with product MATSSSQTLALQRNSSEQNRFMKKLMAKIFSFFDEQSLIDVTFKVSNPTALVPAHRLILAAASPYFENLFNCNQGTNPVIEINDIDSDIFERLITFCYTGEASITVNNVAAMLNAAIVLQMDDAKTHIVDYLMTRIDDYTLQAAYTLENETKCEVLKQKLIEYETQNFMEISQSDEFLNFDAEKLQRILVSDNLNITREEDAYDAIHSWYNYDAPARQEQLPLLIACLRLTQFKVDFLITHIQPLPGCELLVFKALSWIGVPTARPMINTRFTEPRLVSTANCNEKTILALCAEQYNKTEDKWQEYASIKIDYGLYRTILTLSPLRAKGLKDDNLLFIGGYKNGVTVNTVRSWNIRIKTWQNLPAMNQARGLHCVVELNGKIYAIGGFDGTNVLSSVERYTTSDGWKYVNRLIVGRDCASAVILNGKIYTIGGYNGNGDLKSVECYNAESNTWTSCADMTNSHFLPGVAAHNGQIYVLSRRGAERYEPQQDSWSQICSLEVFYCYISCVSLDNKLWAIGGKSKSADKSCVSVFDEENSRWIERCSLPKSYVRNCFVVPESLLSSM